The following proteins come from a genomic window of Gordonia westfalica:
- the purB gene encoding adenylosuccinate lyase, producing the protein MSKPAIANVLASRYASADLAELWSATTKIALERRLWIAVLKAQRDLGIDVPADAIADYERVVDQVDLASIADRERVTRHDVKARIEEFNALAGHEQIHKGMTSRDLTENVEQLQILRSLEHVHAHGVAVLARIVERAAQYSSVVMAGRSHNVAAQATTLGKRFASAADELMIALTRLRELIDRYPLRGIKGPMGTSQDMLDLLGGDAVKLADLESRVADHLGFARSFTSVGQIYPRSLDHDVVSALVQVAAAPSSLAHTIRLMAGHELVTEGFQPGQVGSSAMPHKMNTRSCERVNGLAVILRGYGSMAAELAGAQWNEGDVFCSVVRRVALPDAFFAIDGLMETFLTVLAEFGAYPAVIANELDRYLPFLATTKVLMAAVRAGVGRETAHEAIKENAVAVALAMREEGREPDLLDRLAADDRIPLDRAQLDELLADKSVFVGAAEQQVADVIAAAEKIIGQYPEAAAYAPAPIL; encoded by the coding sequence GTGTCGAAGCCCGCCATTGCCAACGTCCTGGCCAGCCGCTATGCCTCCGCCGACCTCGCCGAGCTGTGGTCGGCGACCACCAAGATCGCACTCGAACGGCGCCTGTGGATCGCGGTACTGAAGGCTCAGCGCGATCTCGGGATCGACGTCCCGGCCGATGCCATCGCCGACTACGAACGCGTCGTCGATCAGGTGGATCTCGCTTCGATCGCCGACCGTGAGCGCGTCACGCGCCACGATGTGAAGGCTCGCATCGAGGAGTTCAACGCACTCGCCGGCCATGAGCAGATCCACAAGGGCATGACCAGCCGCGACCTCACCGAGAACGTCGAGCAGCTGCAGATCCTCCGCTCGCTCGAGCACGTCCACGCGCACGGTGTCGCGGTGCTGGCCCGCATCGTCGAGCGTGCCGCCCAGTACTCCTCGGTCGTCATGGCCGGCCGCAGCCACAACGTCGCCGCGCAGGCCACGACCCTCGGCAAGCGTTTCGCCTCGGCCGCCGACGAACTGATGATCGCGCTCACGCGGCTTCGTGAGCTGATCGACCGCTACCCGCTGCGCGGCATCAAGGGCCCGATGGGTACCTCGCAGGACATGCTCGACCTGCTCGGCGGCGACGCCGTCAAGCTCGCCGACCTCGAGTCCCGCGTCGCCGATCACCTCGGCTTCGCCCGCTCGTTCACCTCGGTCGGCCAGATCTACCCGCGTTCGCTCGACCACGACGTCGTGTCCGCGCTGGTGCAGGTCGCCGCCGCGCCGTCGTCGCTCGCACACACCATCCGGCTGATGGCCGGCCACGAGCTGGTCACCGAGGGCTTCCAGCCCGGTCAGGTCGGCAGCTCGGCGATGCCGCACAAGATGAACACCCGCAGCTGTGAGCGCGTCAACGGTCTCGCCGTGATCCTCCGCGGCTACGGCTCGATGGCGGCCGAACTCGCCGGCGCGCAGTGGAACGAGGGCGACGTGTTCTGCTCGGTCGTCCGCCGCGTCGCGCTGCCGGACGCCTTCTTCGCGATCGACGGTCTGATGGAGACCTTCCTGACCGTCCTCGCCGAGTTCGGCGCCTACCCCGCGGTCATCGCCAACGAGTTGGACCGCTACCTGCCGTTCCTCGCGACCACCAAGGTGCTGATGGCGGCGGTGCGCGCGGGCGTGGGGCGCGAGACCGCCCACGAGGCGATCAAGGAGAACGCCGTCGCCGTGGCCCTGGCCATGCGTGAGGAGGGTCGCGAGCCCGATCTGCTCGATCGCCTCGCCGCCGACGACCGCATCCCGCTCGACCGCGCGCAGCTCGACGAGCTGCTCGCCGACAAGTCGGTGTTCGTCGGTGCGGCCGAACAGCAGGTCGCCGACGTCATCGCCGCCGCGGAGAAGATCATCGGGCAGTACCCGGAGGCCGCGGCCTACGCGCCTGCCCCGATCCTGTAG
- a CDS encoding bifunctional glycosyltransferase family 2/GtrA family protein: protein MIPQAPPDRTAQVYTLADSSVSTPVLDIVVPVYNEQTDLASSVRRLAGHLRRHVPYPARITVADNASTDDTVAIAVGLVDELDGVRVVHLDEKGRGRALNAVWQRSDAEIVAYCDVDLSTDLNALMPLIAPLVSKHSDIAIGTRLSRSSRVVRGPKREFISRSYNLILRTAMGARFSDAQCGFKAMRADIARELLPFVADTGWFFDTELLVLAEQIGLRIAEIPVDWVDDPDSTVDIVPTALADLKGCARVGLALAMGRLPIAQLRASIGRDRAAGPQIDGVPRGLVGQLARFCVVGVASTAAFAVLFLALHSFLGAQISNLVALAITAVLNTAANRRFSFGVRGRDNALRHQLFGLGVFLFGWLVTAGSLLLLHTVAPDATKHIELIILVIANLVATLTRFVGLRWVFRKTQESAA, encoded by the coding sequence ATGATTCCCCAAGCACCGCCGGACCGGACGGCGCAGGTGTACACGCTCGCCGACAGTTCGGTGTCGACCCCGGTCCTCGACATCGTCGTCCCCGTCTACAACGAGCAGACCGACCTCGCGTCGTCGGTGCGCCGGCTCGCCGGCCATCTGCGCCGGCACGTGCCGTATCCGGCCCGCATCACCGTCGCCGACAACGCCAGCACCGACGACACCGTCGCGATCGCCGTCGGCCTCGTCGACGAACTCGACGGCGTCCGCGTCGTCCACCTCGACGAGAAGGGTCGTGGTCGTGCGCTGAACGCGGTGTGGCAGCGCAGCGATGCCGAGATCGTCGCGTACTGCGACGTCGACCTCTCCACCGACCTCAACGCGCTGATGCCGCTCATCGCGCCGCTGGTGTCGAAGCATTCCGACATCGCGATCGGCACCCGGCTCAGCCGGTCGTCGCGTGTCGTCCGCGGACCCAAGCGGGAGTTCATCTCGCGGTCCTACAACCTCATCCTCCGAACGGCGATGGGCGCCAGGTTCTCCGACGCGCAGTGCGGGTTCAAGGCCATGCGCGCCGACATCGCCCGCGAGTTGCTGCCTTTCGTCGCCGACACCGGGTGGTTCTTCGACACCGAGCTGCTCGTGCTCGCCGAACAGATCGGGCTGCGGATCGCGGAGATCCCGGTCGACTGGGTCGACGACCCGGACAGCACCGTCGACATCGTGCCCACCGCCCTCGCCGATCTGAAGGGCTGTGCGCGAGTCGGTCTCGCGCTGGCGATGGGGCGGCTGCCGATCGCCCAGCTCCGCGCTTCCATCGGTCGCGACCGGGCGGCCGGACCCCAGATCGACGGGGTGCCGAGGGGACTGGTCGGCCAGCTCGCGCGGTTCTGCGTGGTGGGCGTGGCGTCGACCGCCGCGTTCGCGGTGCTGTTCCTCGCGCTGCACTCGTTCCTGGGAGCGCAGATCTCGAACCTGGTCGCCCTGGCGATCACCGCTGTTCTCAACACCGCGGCCAACCGCAGGTTCAGCTTCGGGGTGCGCGGACGTGACAATGCGCTGCGCCACCAGTTGTTCGGGCTCGGAGTGTTCCTGTTCGGCTGGCTCGTCACCGCCGGCTCACTGTTGCTGCTGCACACCGTCGCGCCGGACGCGACCAAACACATCGAACTGATCATCCTGGTGATCGCGAACCTGGTGGCCACGCTCACCCGGTTCGTCGGTCTCCGCTGGGTGTTCCGCAAGACCCAGGAGTCCGCCGCATGA
- a CDS encoding alpha/beta hydrolase produces MTSQRSRLPDAADRDLPRVGRRAVLAAGVGAAALGIAACANSAPSAPVQPRNLEGRAADDELPVETSPPPVTSGPPLITGSFRSARMGGRDTRWAVARPNGVTGKLPVVVVLHALNTNEKSIFGPKLEMQTVMQQYVDNGNAPFALAAADIGRNYYHRRADGTDGGAMVLDEFLPMLASDPKLNLSTERIGLFGWSMGGYGALRLASMLGAPRVAAVAVSSPAMWADPRNFPPRAFDSLADYQANSLFGAQPSFAKIPLLINIGSSDQFYTYTRQWAAGLHPPAAFGTAAGGHTNRYWRSVLPEQVEFLGRNLAV; encoded by the coding sequence ATGACCAGCCAGCGATCTCGTCTCCCCGATGCTGCCGACCGCGACCTCCCGCGTGTGGGCCGTCGAGCTGTGCTCGCCGCAGGCGTCGGAGCAGCGGCCCTCGGGATCGCCGCCTGCGCGAACTCGGCGCCGTCGGCGCCGGTGCAGCCCCGCAATCTCGAAGGCCGCGCCGCCGACGACGAACTGCCTGTCGAGACGTCGCCGCCTCCGGTCACGAGTGGCCCCCCGCTGATCACCGGCAGCTTCAGGTCGGCCCGCATGGGTGGCCGTGACACCCGCTGGGCGGTCGCCCGGCCCAACGGTGTGACCGGCAAGCTCCCGGTGGTCGTCGTGCTGCACGCACTGAACACCAACGAGAAGTCGATCTTCGGGCCGAAGCTCGAGATGCAGACCGTGATGCAGCAGTACGTGGACAACGGGAACGCCCCGTTCGCGCTGGCCGCCGCCGACATCGGCCGCAACTACTACCACCGCCGGGCCGACGGCACCGACGGTGGCGCGATGGTCCTCGACGAGTTCCTGCCGATGCTCGCGAGCGATCCGAAGCTCAACCTGTCGACCGAGCGCATCGGACTCTTCGGCTGGTCGATGGGCGGCTACGGCGCGCTACGCCTGGCGTCGATGCTCGGTGCTCCGCGCGTCGCCGCCGTGGCCGTCAGCTCCCCCGCGATGTGGGCCGATCCGCGCAACTTCCCGCCGCGCGCCTTCGACAGCCTCGCCGACTACCAGGCCAACTCGCTGTTCGGTGCGCAGCCGAGCTTCGCGAAGATCCCGCTGCTGATCAACATCGGTTCGAGCGACCAGTTCTACACCTACACCCGCCAGTGGGCCGCCGGCCTGCACCCGCCGGCGGCCTTCGGCACCGCCGCCGGTGGACACACCAACCGGTACTGGCGCAGCGTGCTGCCCGAGCAGGTCGAGTTCCTGGGCCGCAACCTCGCGGTCTGA
- the purD gene encoding phosphoribosylamine--glycine ligase produces the protein MRVLVIGSGGREHALLIGLKNDPSVTDLHVAPGNAGTSAIASNHAVDVVSGEAVVALAQKLEADLVIIGPEVPLVLGVADALREAGIATFGPSAQAAQIEGSKAFAKDVMAAAGVKTAHAEIVDNPAHLDAALDRFGPTWVVKDDGLAAGKGVVVTPDRDVARDHAAECLESGHPVLLESFLDGPEVSLFCLVDGENVVPLLPAQDHKRVGDNDAGPNTGGMGAYTPLPWLPAEMTGRIVDEVVKPVAAELVKRGIPFSGLLYAGLAIGKDGPAVVEFNCRFGDPETQAVLALLESPLGEALNATATGTLADLPPLRWHDGAAVTVVVAAENYPGKPRTGDIITGADADGVLHAGTARNADGAVVSAGGRVLAVVGTGADLAEARAQAYARIEKIKLPGSHFRTDIGRNALEGRISI, from the coding sequence GTGCGCGTACTCGTGATCGGCTCGGGCGGCCGCGAACATGCCCTTCTCATCGGCCTCAAGAACGATCCGTCGGTCACCGACCTGCATGTCGCTCCCGGCAACGCCGGAACCTCGGCGATCGCCTCGAACCACGCCGTCGACGTGGTGTCGGGCGAGGCGGTCGTGGCCCTGGCGCAGAAGCTGGAAGCCGACCTTGTCATCATCGGACCCGAGGTGCCCCTCGTCCTCGGCGTCGCCGACGCGCTGCGCGAGGCAGGCATCGCGACCTTCGGTCCGAGCGCGCAGGCCGCGCAGATCGAGGGATCCAAGGCCTTCGCCAAGGACGTGATGGCCGCGGCCGGCGTCAAGACCGCGCATGCGGAGATCGTCGACAACCCGGCGCATCTCGACGCTGCCCTCGACCGCTTCGGTCCGACCTGGGTGGTCAAGGACGACGGCCTCGCCGCCGGCAAGGGCGTCGTCGTCACGCCCGACCGGGATGTCGCCCGCGATCACGCGGCCGAGTGCCTGGAGAGCGGACATCCCGTCCTGCTGGAGAGCTTCCTCGACGGACCCGAGGTCTCGTTGTTCTGCCTCGTCGACGGCGAGAACGTGGTCCCGCTGCTGCCCGCCCAGGACCACAAGCGCGTCGGTGACAACGACGCCGGACCCAACACCGGTGGCATGGGCGCCTACACGCCGCTGCCCTGGCTGCCCGCCGAGATGACCGGGCGGATCGTCGATGAGGTCGTCAAACCCGTTGCGGCCGAACTGGTCAAGCGTGGCATCCCGTTCTCGGGTCTCCTCTACGCCGGCCTCGCGATCGGCAAGGACGGCCCGGCCGTCGTCGAATTCAACTGCCGCTTCGGCGATCCCGAGACCCAGGCGGTCCTCGCGCTGCTGGAGTCGCCGCTCGGCGAGGCGCTGAACGCCACCGCCACCGGTACGCTCGCCGACCTCCCGCCGCTGCGGTGGCACGACGGTGCCGCGGTCACCGTGGTCGTCGCCGCCGAGAACTACCCCGGCAAGCCGCGTACCGGTGACATCATCACCGGCGCCGACGCCGACGGTGTGCTGCATGCCGGCACCGCCAGGAACGCCGACGGTGCCGTCGTCTCCGCCGGTGGTCGCGTGCTGGCCGTCGTGGGTACCGGCGCCGACCTGGCCGAGGCCCGCGCCCAGGCCTACGCGCGGATCGAGAAGATCAAGCTGCCGGGCTCGCACTTCCGCACCGACATCGGGCGCAACGCTCTCGAAGGTCGCATCAGCATCTAG
- a CDS encoding ArnT family glycosyltransferase, translated as MTTLTIDPPVDSAPQAPAQAKNVLWERLSLAALLIGTGVLYLWNLSINGWANSFYSAAVQAGSESWKAWFFGSSDMANSITVDKPPASLWIPGLSARIFGVNPWSILVPEVLMGVASVALLYLITRKYFGHRSGILAGAVLALTPVAALMFRFDNPEALLILLMIAAVWSLMKAVDDGRWRWLILTGVFVGFGFLTKQLQVMLIVPALSVTYLAFGPRGWLRRLGQMFAALGAMVVSAGWWILAVELWPASSRPYIGGSQNNSILELTLGYNGLGRLNGNETGAVVPGGRGGPGGPGGGGGGPWGETGWLRMFEPAQGGQIAWLIPTGVLLAVVAAVLIGRARRTDPRRAYLTVWGMWLLVTMGVFSFMAGIFHQYYTAALAPAVAALVAGGAAVCWSHRDRLWVRFALGASVWIAAVWGFVLLNRTPDFVPWLRWAVIVIGLLAGAAMVFANLRGVAAAAVAGAILAGLAGPVAYTVDTVTTEKSGSIITAGPRVEGEFGPGGRGGPDGRGMPGAPGQGMPGGQGYPGGQGTPGGRGGDGSGGLLRGSTPAAAVVEKLNADADRYTWVAAAVGSMSASGYQLETGHSVMPIGGFNGSDPSPTLAEFQTLVAEKKIHWFLGGGGGPGMGAPGMGGDGMGTDSERPASQISAWVQENFTAVTVDGVTMYDLTQTRT; from the coding sequence ATGACGACACTGACCATCGACCCACCCGTCGACTCCGCTCCGCAGGCGCCGGCACAGGCGAAGAACGTTCTGTGGGAGCGGCTCTCGCTGGCCGCGCTGCTGATCGGCACCGGGGTCCTCTACCTGTGGAATCTCTCGATCAACGGTTGGGCGAACTCCTTCTACTCGGCGGCCGTCCAGGCCGGTTCGGAGTCGTGGAAAGCGTGGTTCTTCGGGTCGTCGGACATGGCGAACTCGATCACCGTCGACAAACCTCCCGCCTCCCTGTGGATTCCGGGTCTCAGTGCGCGGATCTTCGGGGTCAACCCGTGGTCGATCCTGGTGCCCGAGGTCCTGATGGGGGTGGCATCGGTCGCGCTGCTGTACCTGATCACGCGAAAGTACTTCGGCCACCGATCGGGAATCCTCGCCGGCGCGGTGCTGGCGCTGACTCCGGTTGCGGCGCTGATGTTCCGCTTCGACAACCCCGAGGCGCTGCTGATCCTGCTGATGATCGCGGCCGTCTGGTCGCTGATGAAGGCGGTCGACGACGGCCGGTGGCGCTGGCTGATCCTCACCGGCGTGTTCGTCGGATTCGGATTCCTCACCAAGCAACTGCAGGTGATGCTGATCGTGCCCGCGCTGTCGGTCACCTATCTGGCCTTCGGCCCGCGCGGTTGGTTGCGGCGGCTCGGCCAGATGTTCGCCGCACTCGGTGCGATGGTCGTCAGTGCCGGCTGGTGGATTCTCGCCGTCGAACTCTGGCCGGCGTCGTCGCGGCCCTACATCGGTGGTTCGCAGAACAATTCGATCCTCGAGCTCACTCTCGGCTACAACGGTCTCGGTCGACTGAACGGCAACGAGACCGGCGCAGTGGTCCCCGGTGGTCGCGGCGGTCCCGGTGGCCCCGGCGGTGGCGGTGGCGGCCCGTGGGGCGAGACCGGATGGCTGCGGATGTTCGAACCCGCACAGGGCGGTCAGATCGCGTGGCTCATCCCGACCGGTGTCCTGCTCGCCGTCGTCGCGGCAGTCCTGATCGGCCGGGCCCGGCGGACCGATCCGCGCCGCGCGTACCTCACGGTCTGGGGGATGTGGCTGCTGGTCACGATGGGTGTCTTCAGCTTCATGGCCGGCATCTTCCACCAGTACTATACGGCAGCCCTCGCCCCGGCGGTCGCCGCGCTGGTCGCCGGTGGTGCCGCAGTCTGCTGGTCGCATCGGGATCGTCTCTGGGTCCGGTTCGCCCTCGGTGCCTCCGTGTGGATCGCGGCCGTGTGGGGATTCGTCCTGCTGAACCGCACTCCCGACTTCGTGCCGTGGCTGCGCTGGGCCGTAATCGTCATCGGCCTCCTCGCCGGTGCCGCGATGGTCTTCGCGAACCTGCGCGGCGTCGCGGCGGCCGCGGTGGCGGGTGCGATCCTCGCCGGTCTCGCCGGTCCGGTGGCCTACACCGTCGACACGGTGACCACGGAGAAGAGCGGATCGATCATCACCGCCGGCCCGCGGGTCGAGGGCGAGTTCGGCCCGGGCGGACGAGGCGGCCCCGACGGTCGCGGCATGCCGGGAGCCCCCGGTCAGGGGATGCCCGGAGGCCAGGGGTACCCCGGTGGTCAGGGGACGCCCGGGGGTCGCGGCGGCGACGGCTCCGGTGGCCTGCTGCGCGGTTCGACGCCCGCCGCCGCCGTCGTCGAGAAGCTGAACGCCGACGCCGACCGGTACACCTGGGTGGCCGCGGCGGTCGGGTCGATGTCCGCCTCGGGCTACCAGCTCGAGACCGGCCACTCGGTGATGCCGATCGGCGGGTTCAACGGCAGTGATCCGTCGCCGACCCTCGCCGAGTTCCAGACGCTGGTCGCCGAGAAGAAGATCCACTGGTTCCTCGGCGGCGGTGGCGGACCGGGTATGGGCGCACCGGGCATGGGCGGTGACGGCATGGGCACGGATTCCGAACGTCCGGCGTCGCAGATCAGCGCGTGGGTTCAGGAGAACTTCACCGCGGTGACGGTCGACGGGGTCACTATGTACGACCTGACCCAGACGAGGACCTGA
- a CDS encoding DUF302 domain-containing protein, giving the protein MKLGYRTTLQTDFDDAVARTREALSDVGFGVLTEIDVKATLKKKLDEDMENYLILGACNPQFAHRALGIERQIGLLLPCNVVVRDDTDHAGTVIVEAMNPDIMVAVTDAPGLPDVASGAGELLQKAIASLD; this is encoded by the coding sequence ATGAAACTCGGATACCGGACCACCCTGCAGACCGACTTCGACGACGCGGTCGCCCGCACCAGGGAAGCACTGAGCGACGTCGGCTTCGGTGTGCTCACCGAGATCGACGTGAAGGCAACCCTCAAGAAGAAACTCGACGAGGACATGGAGAACTACCTCATCCTCGGGGCGTGCAATCCGCAGTTCGCTCATCGGGCGCTCGGGATCGAGCGGCAGATCGGCCTTCTACTGCCCTGCAATGTGGTGGTGCGCGACGACACCGACCACGCCGGGACAGTCATCGTCGAGGCGATGAATCCCGACATCATGGTCGCCGTGACCGACGCCCCCGGCCTCCCCGATGTGGCGTCCGGAGCGGGCGAACTGCTGCAGAAGGCCATTGCGTCCCTCGACTGA
- a CDS encoding TetR/AcrR family transcriptional regulator, giving the protein MTSAATPKGARRRSRLIEAAGELLLEGGFDAVRHRAVAERAQLPLASTTYYFASLDDLMAEAAASLCSHDATAVTERCNALPRRRRGRTATATALAEVVVGDDTIQQLSARYEMIALAARYPMLREVVSDRWRALSLCHLDVLAKSGRVADPAHIAQLIGIEDGAIVGALGQNGVRPIDAVRDALLEVVDVLAPRA; this is encoded by the coding sequence ATGACGTCGGCAGCGACACCCAAGGGTGCGCGACGGCGGTCTCGATTGATCGAGGCCGCCGGCGAGCTGCTGCTCGAAGGTGGCTTCGACGCCGTGCGCCATCGTGCGGTGGCCGAGCGCGCCCAGTTGCCGCTGGCGTCGACGACGTACTATTTCGCCTCCCTCGACGACCTGATGGCCGAGGCCGCCGCGAGCCTCTGCAGCCACGACGCGACCGCAGTCACCGAGCGCTGCAACGCACTTCCCCGTCGACGCCGCGGGAGAACGGCAACGGCGACGGCTCTCGCCGAGGTCGTCGTCGGCGACGACACGATCCAGCAGCTGTCGGCCCGTTACGAGATGATCGCGCTGGCGGCGCGGTACCCGATGCTGCGCGAGGTGGTGAGCGACCGGTGGCGCGCGCTGTCCTTGTGCCACCTCGACGTTCTCGCCAAATCGGGCCGGGTCGCCGACCCCGCCCACATCGCCCAGCTGATCGGGATCGAGGACGGCGCCATCGTCGGCGCACTCGGACAGAACGGTGTCCGGCCCATCGACGCGGTGCGTGACGCCCTGCTCGAGGTGGTCGACGTCCTCGCGCCGCGGGCGTGA
- a CDS encoding SelT/SelW/SelH family protein gives MTAPHITITYCTQCNWLLRASWMASELLNTFGTEIGSVTLVPGTGGVFHIDVDGTQIWERKRDGGFPGAPELKRLVRDAALPDWNLGHGDPA, from the coding sequence ATGACCGCACCCCACATCACCATCACCTACTGCACCCAGTGCAACTGGCTGCTGCGGGCGTCGTGGATGGCGTCGGAGCTGCTGAACACCTTCGGCACCGAGATCGGCTCGGTGACCCTGGTCCCCGGAACCGGCGGCGTGTTCCACATCGACGTCGACGGCACCCAGATCTGGGAGCGCAAACGGGACGGCGGTTTCCCCGGCGCCCCCGAACTCAAGCGGCTGGTGCGCGACGCCGCACTCCCCGACTGGAACCTCGGGCACGGCGACCCGGCCTGA
- a CDS encoding DUF6882 domain-containing protein, with translation MQFDGLHAVADYAALYTSLRQSAFVDFLRERLGTFDVRCDEDSRAVVFTSDGAGSEGHEEVTAVRSRASLVAVVEPSAIVWGWAHPCGDTSGPASRLREAGARLGIDDFTSPRVLLPPNPSRDRADDPGSRVIEIIAAAAVGSTGMSPYCTVRLEGDDRGVFLLDGITLPEPTFADFATKMPKVMGSLAVNDHRVAIHGMAARRGWHISWRTGTDGGRSPICDVTDGRSVAHVNFDRRGRPVDYLCELADQS, from the coding sequence ATGCAGTTCGACGGCCTCCACGCTGTCGCCGATTACGCGGCGCTCTACACGTCCCTGAGGCAGTCCGCATTCGTCGACTTCCTCCGGGAGAGGCTGGGCACCTTCGACGTACGGTGCGACGAGGACAGTCGCGCCGTCGTGTTCACCTCCGACGGCGCCGGTTCCGAGGGACACGAAGAGGTTACGGCCGTCCGTTCGCGGGCGTCGCTGGTCGCCGTGGTCGAACCGTCGGCGATCGTCTGGGGCTGGGCACACCCGTGCGGCGACACGTCCGGACCGGCGTCGAGGCTACGTGAGGCCGGCGCACGACTCGGCATCGACGATTTCACCTCCCCGCGAGTGTTGCTGCCGCCCAATCCGTCCCGCGACAGAGCCGACGATCCGGGCAGCCGGGTCATCGAGATCATCGCGGCCGCGGCCGTCGGCAGCACCGGCATGAGTCCGTATTGCACGGTTCGTCTCGAAGGTGACGATCGCGGCGTGTTCCTGCTCGACGGCATCACCCTCCCCGAGCCTACCTTCGCCGACTTCGCCACCAAGATGCCGAAGGTCATGGGTTCCCTTGCGGTGAACGATCATCGGGTCGCCATCCACGGCATGGCCGCGCGACGCGGGTGGCACATCAGCTGGCGGACCGGGACCGACGGCGGACGTTCACCGATCTGTGATGTGACCGATGGTCGTTCTGTGGCCCACGTGAACTTCGACCGTCGCGGCCGGCCGGTGGATTACCTCTGCGAACTGGCCGACCAGAGCTGA